The following is a genomic window from bacterium.
TCGAGCCCCTCGACCGCCACCGCCTCCAGATCGGCCTCCAGCAGATCGGTCTCCGGCCCGTTGACCCGCACCAGGATCAGGGGCGGGGCGCCGGGGGTGTTCCGCGTGGCGGTGATGGCGTCCTTGACCATGCCGCGGGCGGTTTCCTTGACATCGATGGCGACCGAATCCTCCAGGTCGAAGAGCGCCGCGTCGGCCCCCGAGGTGGGCGCCTTGGAGAGCATCTTCTCGCTGCTTCCCGGATGGAAAATAAATGAACGAAGGGCTTTGGATGCATCGAGTCGGGACATCAGTACCTCACTTGGGAAAGATCCATGCGCTCCAGGGCATCGCGGATGGCGGAGAGAAAGCGCCCCGCCGCGAAGCCGTCGTTCGCCCTGTGATCAAAAGTTAAAGATAGCGTCATCAGCGGCCGGACCGCCAGCCGGTTTCCCGGGAGCGCGGCGGGCCGGGGGGCGATCGCGCCGGTCCCGAGGATGCAGACCTGCGGCGGGTTGATGATCGGGGCCCCGCCCAGGGCGCCCGAGGCGCCGAAGTTGGTGAGGGTGATCGTCCCCTCCTTCACCTCCTCGGGAGAGAGGGCGCCCTCGCGGGTGCGCCGGCTCAGATCCTCGAGGCGCAGGGCCATCTCGGCGAAATCGAGCCCGTCCGCCGCCCGGAGGACCGGCACCAGCAGTCCCTCGGGGGTGTCCACCGCGACCCCGAGGTTCACGTAGCGCCGCACGATGACGGCGTCGTCTTCATAGGTGGCGTTGAAGCGGGCGTGTTCCGTATCACGCAGGGCATGGGTGAGAGCGAGCGCGAAGAAGGGGGTGAAGGTCAGCCGCACCCCGTGTTTTTCCGCAAATGGCGCCTTGTTCGCCTCGCGCCAGGCACTGATGCGGCTCATGTCCACATCGAGCCAGGAAGACACCTGGGGGATCTCCCGCACCGAGCGGGTGAGGTTTTCGGCGATGCGGCGCCGGGTGCGGCTCATGGGGATGCGCTGCTCGCGCGCTTCTCCCTCCGCCGCGAGGGAGGAGAAGGAGAGCGCCAGCGCCGCGCCGCCGTCCCCCGCAGTGAAGCTTTCGAGGTCGCGGGCGGTGATGCGGCCCCCGTCGCCCGTTCCGGGGATCTCGGAGAGGGCCTGCGCCGAAATTCCGCGTTCCTCCGCGAGGCGCCGCACGCGGGGGGAGAGCCGGGTTGTGCTTTTTGATGTGTCCGCGCCTCCCGCGGGGCGGGCCGTCCGCGTTTCTTTCCGGGGAGCGGGCGGGGCCGCGGTCGATTTCCGGGCGGAGAGCGGTGCGACGGGCGCTCCCCAGTCGTCCGCGGCCGGGGGGCCGGAGCGGGGTTTTTGCGCATCCTCCGGGACCTGCGCCTCGGTTTCGAGGAGGGCGAGCGACTCCCCCACCGGGACCGTCTTGTCCGCCTCGACGAGAATCTCCTTGATCACGCCGTCGGCCGGGCATTCGATCTCGAACTCCACCTTGTCGCTCTCCGCCGCGAGGAGCACTTCGCCCTTCGCGACGCGATCGCCGGTCTGCTTCTTCCACTCGACAACGGTGCTCTCGTGCACGCTGCTTCCCATGCGGGGCATCCGGATGTGGGTGATGAACATCGGGTTCCTCAGTAAGCGGCCAGCTCGCGGAGCGCGGCCACGACATCCGCCGTGCTCGGCAGGTAGGCTTCTTCCAGGGGCGGACTCATGGGCATGGGGGTGTCGGGCGCCGCGACCCGCCGGATGGGCGCATCGAGATGCTCGAAGGCCTCCTCGGCCACGATCGTAGCGAACTCGCCGGCGAGCCCGCCCCGCTTGCGCGCCTCGTGGAGGATGAGGAGCCGGCCGGTCTTGCGGACGGTGTCGAGGATGGCCCCCTTGTCGTAGGGTGCCAGCGAGCGCAGGTCGATCACCTCGACGGAGACCCCTTCGGCTTCGAGTATCTCGGCGGCTTCGAGCGCCTGGAGGCAGGTGGTGCCGAAGGTGAGGAGCGAGATGTCCTCCCCCGCGCGGAGGAGGCGGGCCTCCCCGAAGGGAACGGTGTAGTCGTCCTCGGGGACATCGGGGCGGAGCGCCTCGGGAAGATCCGCCACCGGGTAGTTATAGAATTTCTTATACTCGATGAAGATGACGGGGTTCTCGTCGCGGATGGCGGCCTTCATCATCCCCTTGGCGTCGTAGGCGGTCGCCGGGGCAGCGATCTTGAGGCCCGGCGTGTGGAAGAACCAGGGCTCGGGGTTGCCCGAGTGAAAGGGCCCCGCGCTCACCAGGGCGCCGGCGGGGAGGCGCAGGACGATCGGGACGGGGCCCATCTGCCGGTAATGGTTTCCCGCGGCGAAGTCCACGATCATTTTGTAGGACTCGGTCACGAAGTCGGCGAACTGGAATTCCACCACCGGCCGAAGCCCGCCGATGGCCGCGCCGAGGGCCTGCCCGGTGAAGCCCGCCTCGGCCAGCGGGGCGTCAACGACGCGCATGGCGCCGAAATGCTCCTGAAAGCCCTTGGTGATGTAGAAGGCGCCGCCGCCGAGGCCGATGTCCTCCCCGATGAGGTAGACGCGCTCGTCCCGCTCCATCTCTTCCCAGAGGGCGGTGCGGATGGCTTCGCGGTAGGTGGGCTGGCTCATTCGGCGAACACACCCTCTTCGAGTTTTGCCGGATCGGGGAAGGGGTTCTGCAGAGCCTCATCCCGCGCGCGCTCGGCGTCGGCCCGGGCCTTGCCGTGGGAGGCGGCGAGCTCCTCGGGGCTCGCGATCTCGCCATCGGTCAGGTAGGCGTCGAAGCGCCGGATCGGGTCGCGCCCTTCGGTCCATTTCTTGAAAAGGTCCATGTCCACGTAGTCGGTGTATTTGTCGTAGACCGAATGGCCGGCGGCACGCATGGTGATGCTTTCGATGAGGGTGGGGCCGCCGCCCGCGCGCGCGCGATCGAGGGCCGCGGAGGTGATCTTGTGGACGAGCACGGCGTCGGTCCCGTCAATGAGGAAGCCCGGCATGCCGTAGGCCGCCGCGCGCAGGGCGAGCGTCTTGCAGCTGAACTGATCCTTGAGCGGGGTTTTGTAGGCGTACTGGTTGTTGTCCACGATGATGACGAGGGGGAGCTTCTGGACCCCGGCGATGTTCATCGCCTCGTGGACATCGCCGGTGCTCATCCCGCCGTCGCCCATGTAGGTGAGGACGGCCCGGCCGCTCCCCCGGTATTTCTCGGCGAAGGCGAGGCCGGCCGCGATGGGGGTCATCGTGCCGATGTGGCTGATGATCTGGGTGATCTTCTTCGGGCGGTAGCCCATGTGGAAATTTCCGTCGCGTCCGGCGGAGGGGCCATCGGCCCTGCCGAAGAAGTGCGCCATGATGCTGCGCGGGGGGTGTCCCTTGGCGAGATGGGCCCCGCAGTTGCGGTGCATCGGGACGAGCCATTCCTCATCG
Proteins encoded in this region:
- a CDS encoding dihydrolipoamide acetyltransferase family protein, whose amino-acid sequence is MFITHIRMPRMGSSVHESTVVEWKKQTGDRVAKGEVLLAAESDKVEFEIECPADGVIKEILVEADKTVPVGESLALLETEAQVPEDAQKPRSGPPAADDWGAPVAPLSARKSTAAPPAPRKETRTARPAGGADTSKSTTRLSPRVRRLAEERGISAQALSEIPGTGDGGRITARDLESFTAGDGGAALALSFSSLAAEGEAREQRIPMSRTRRRIAENLTRSVREIPQVSSWLDVDMSRISAWREANKAPFAEKHGVRLTFTPFFALALTHALRDTEHARFNATYEDDAVIVRRYVNLGVAVDTPEGLLVPVLRAADGLDFAEMALRLEDLSRRTREGALSPEEVKEGTITLTNFGASGALGGAPIINPPQVCILGTGAIAPRPAALPGNRLAVRPLMTLSLTFDHRANDGFAAGRFLSAIRDALERMDLSQVRY
- a CDS encoding alpha-ketoacid dehydrogenase subunit beta, translated to MSQPTYREAIRTALWEEMERDERVYLIGEDIGLGGGAFYITKGFQEHFGAMRVVDAPLAEAGFTGQALGAAIGGLRPVVEFQFADFVTESYKMIVDFAAGNHYRQMGPVPIVLRLPAGALVSAGPFHSGNPEPWFFHTPGLKIAAPATAYDAKGMMKAAIRDENPVIFIEYKKFYNYPVADLPEALRPDVPEDDYTVPFGEARLLRAGEDISLLTFGTTCLQALEAAEILEAEGVSVEVIDLRSLAPYDKGAILDTVRKTGRLLILHEARKRGGLAGEFATIVAEEAFEHLDAPIRRVAAPDTPMPMSPPLEEAYLPSTADVVAALRELAAY
- a CDS encoding thiamine pyrophosphate-dependent dehydrogenase E1 component subunit alpha produces the protein MGKGAIAERQAVTPEDLENLDYFEDLQDRYMAIEGLSAEWLPKGGPAPSLDRDAGLRLHYLISLARAVEEVLDSAFRAGHIPGTAFFGRGNEAASAASAFCLRDEEWLVPMHRNCGAHLAKGHPPRSIMAHFFGRADGPSAGRDGNFHMGYRPKKITQIISHIGTMTPIAAGLAFAEKYRGSGRAVLTYMGDGGMSTGDVHEAMNIAGVQKLPLVIIVDNNQYAYKTPLKDQFSCKTLALRAAAYGMPGFLIDGTDAVLVHKITSAALDRARAGGGPTLIESITMRAAGHSVYDKYTDYVDMDLFKKWTEGRDPIRRFDAYLTDGEIASPEELAASHGKARADAERARDEALQNPFPDPAKLEEGVFAE